In the Drosophila takahashii strain IR98-3 E-12201 chromosome 3R, DtakHiC1v2, whole genome shotgun sequence genome, one interval contains:
- the LOC108062389 gene encoding fap1 adhesin, translating to MFLDGARLRYEDENGETVVLPAKGRTFLVGSYLTCDLFLEGPQDERLVCEINCDAFGRVSIHNKSSVDPVRLNDRVLHGNGWRPLLHGEKITILGKVYTWEFPKSSAETQDAPGTPERQPLNEPAPNSCPSMKPSHRPQLEKRLTVHNFQYCINSDDEGNTSIELEENVSLNISTPSNAVAEASTCVSPKVNLLEATQNKENTATPPGSHKKLLKLCALSDVVITSFSPRETGVKVEKSFTCVRKPAHAASTSSSVTVSTPKSVYSTPKGGVLSALNEDSCSRDLMDFCTPSTSTKAKRASSMYLIDLTTPSKLRPTPKQTPISVDSTDESSDASPLVIDITNSATPPSPGPSQRYKTPKRPAGNTGATPKRTPQSLMKRALLTSTKKQIAANQTDKTTPVATAKRQSLLEARRQCLSTPRRLPFHPHRRTPIQRPEEHARGKVPKTSPRRRKSLMESPRENKVSQLRKSFAASKRSPGVDKSNKLVAKARRALNSPKSGSPLPGSPKPSSPCPRKTFNVSQIKSSTPEKLDDSKDELSRTFTIMDDTQGKERSAAGAVIEAVAALITGEVEDDVSFQLGSVFKTSPSLNKSKEPILVEHKVEATRPSNEKDIDTNSAEEKMNSKTDDAIFIENESKLENDLETDKDQEETKSPSNASLQDKEQHETLSIPVNEKGEEPIDDSICEEVHANIPKGSDIANPESIIEDNICEEVPSDSKTTGESISIGETKQKMNEQTPNVNTPVLRRSLRRLSVDQKAVATTPRRSTRRSSMEASNKQVLNENNKRSRRASCSAVESQPDVGTPQRKRRLTQEMSTPTRQSKRLLNTPKRELQVDESVGDMGVILEEAGQEDEEKSAIADDENYGNELPADEVDKVDYHGLRDLLKTPKNCSTPRFKGLREMMRTPKIPASPILSNMAKLLETSVGNTPHHKSRSTTVARVEQGKALDGILKTPSARNIMVPNEPASAVLKSRVDSLAATTEYDLNMTNTTLHLDKIFDDVPETSGAHLEDTETEINVTALSTATSADPLGASKLNESVSSEALMSVCHKDHKDHKDPLTSTTYKAALQADLNLSGITDAGSRTTSPNPNEMSGIQLLDQTSDSMFSEALVVSAVDSCDVTVDETKASGQTIQPTDNIEDRSDTDSNVGLTEPLVFSDDEEPEDSEVSPKKSTDFGEPSVAYKLEESADLPENKSAKDTSSINEISLIEVEDTTLEGSTSEANVQGDKDQDEKSLEIKLDISKDEESPAEENNEPPAEELTIIESEIFPLDSTADSSVNSSNVLNCNEEKILPKVDPKPDNLESTNLDDGETKEVLVEKATEKGVSHLDKSVIETSPAEKTTEAETTQAPIEASSSKGESTEIKSDVVPTAQPAIEVHTVAESDQPVIEATLSEELSVENQSDEVHLSKKTNPKEPIEEGTTQSVIETSSAEEVSEKGQPEEVPTDPESNQIAIETSPPKHLSEENIPDEAPTHGETDQEVTQTSPAEELPDKIEESNQPVIETSPSEQLTEENKTNEVPKDSETEQQDIKTASDEEILEEVKPDEVSTDAESNEPVVVTSSPEPLSTENKPDADEVPTAGETDQEVIKADPSQEHSEESKPDEVPTDTKCDQSVIVSKENKPDGEADQKVIETSPAKDLSEETKLNESIDNKPNHAVFETSHAEKPAEEAKTNDHHQTDSKSNESVIETSLSIQQEVIESLEELSEEVKADEVSSKTSSPNQLSEENQPDADEVPTDGKTDQEVIETSPSNEPLGEAKPDEPSNQTVSETSPAARNSTEAYLHDVSTGEEADQLVIETSPAEELPEEPKPDIEKNNDAPTEDTPKSKEPLSSGSPNINQNVGQDKIEPSLAEESPDEAKPDLKKHNDAPSEETPSQADKPLSSGSPNINQNVAQDTIEIVDTGDSAAFDEVSAIDGDQFEDQQTTQIESVIISSDSEDKEELSADSNAAMKETSVELSFNATIEIEDSEDEDPKQDDTPTRQVANVPEQIEDELGVKTVPEADCIAEQSSEKVELKSEKSLPTDTSEASSSEATNESPKVSPHNESSHNEEFSMVHENEVSSMKESSKEVKTADKKDEEVSNENGNVPSLMVQTPLDKTSQETDQNNEVSVLEESSRSSKTKEDTPVDTEKTEECQHIKTSDQEIDDEVIQLDASSIENTLDESSTTDHHKEDSILDKTKEGTTVDEKETSHCRDESSFIEDGETNKPKESSVFEETKEDKELDKEETEKYNHNEPDDEVIQLDASSIVEETPLNESSSIEDSIGDSIQEDSAKQVKDILEEKESFNQNGVEDEVIHENSLIEDFITDHPSNVPLSPESSCLDQTKKTLSTDKNQMDGEKVENDQAAEATLDKSSDNQEVKALDQNISPQTEELPDQQKSLDNNILQESSEKDMSPNTSSVITEFSGPHKLEAEKYKQSKEISIDITSAPPVILNASSSNGSETTAEFEASSSLADKLPIHESANKPEVHLQDVSSAICEEQEAPTKVQDVVKEDISKTSSGANESDLHDDPKSISKSINSSRDEAQIAVQNESIIDLDASNDGKDDEEDVEFISEQEKMIVPSTEEVTKQGEQPAKVEVSEQIDIIDLDDSSSSAQGTETTDVEAPSVTPQEEKEPVVSNISDSKEPRTSVEPVKVDAVQPAPAEESLNAPKNSYIQEILVGPAPTEEKPEVLQDLSASTDDVKPSQTNSEEKPIEESAQNTTKEEIDLQNKNEEQPISETDSPLQSTKMPCEPLIHEKKSPVEGVSTPLKRVTRKGSASSDRPAEAGVSERPKRLARKPSAEVSEIEDRAVDNKQADDAHVKPKSRARKPSADVDDDKQEAITERRRGRKRTPSVEVPETTAQTQLKANEEDPKPEEALQPILEEEPEPTVEEKDSKAEQETNQREITVEKPKRRGRKASAKETEATLNTEERTKHVFEALNEDKSEEPEEPTVSKEETKSGVEEKQDESNQKELTLDKPKRRGRKASAKETDTELEKKEKVEDLLEAVNEDGTQEQKPVEESHTSNKANEKVESEETIIEKPKRRGRKASAKETETSSDQKEKPEEDEAPHSNQDNADHSEEKAPQDALLESKEEQEITAETETSAHPAKSSRRARKASPEDLSNVPDKKHKHEDQQPIEKPDDESKDAGKARDERPKRRGRKPSAEVVETEATVQEGQLDDQNMPQPRARRSAENIPAIVQEPAKDEHIEKPKRRGRKPSVDVDHVAQEVAGKPRRRGRTPAGEEKQEPPLQAAEPEKKTRRNARKASAETVETVVASEDAHLQQIEEAAEPVSESEASPAKPPPKEEEQEEHKTRRRGRKPTAETIEVPLMKTSSPEKSDEIPSHSRRRGRKATEDEAAATVEIAEIPSESQTEAKPTRRGRKPSADVEAPEKKPPARRVRKASANVDEGTPVAKKAATRRGRKEETPADEDKKHIDLQELPAASVSATVITSASPTKTGDAEELTPRRREGRNLPRKNYEEAPDDDKPQSAQRRARKPAASKAVASKAPEPEALIATPVAKPPPVEIEATPENTVVMPEPTTSQRREGRNLPRKNYTEAPDDDKPTSSRGRRVRNLTAKALELIVDSSPRPATPKRPKAKAVEDEEPAAKKATPEIPPPEDELAPAAKGRGTRRKVEHSESEELPVKKNVRAAARKGKVEAELEEHHPPVKKARGGARAKTPVEESAEEEPLKKPAARSRARGAKAAEPEQPAEDVQDQDATTSTSAATGRGGRGRKVHFEAAPEVATTSEDAPKRATRSRRK from the exons ATGTTCCTGGACGGCGCTAGGCTGCGCTACgaggatgaaaatggtgaaacGGTGGTCCTGCCGGCCAAGGGACGCACCTTCCTGGTGGGCTCCTACCTGACCTGCGACCTGTTCCTCGAGGGGCCGCAGGATGAGCGCCTGGTTTGCGAGATAAACTGCGACGCCTTCGGCAGG GTCTCCATCCACAACAAGTCCAGCGTGGACCCTGTGCGCCTCAACGACCGAGTACTCCATGGCAATGGCTGGCGACCGCTGCTCCATGGCGAAAAGATCACCATTCTGGGCAAGGTCTACACCTGGGAGTTCCCCAAATCCTCGGCCGAAACGCAGGATGCCCCAGGCACCCCAGAGCGCCAGCCGCTCAACGAGCCAGCCCCGAATTCCTGCCCCTCGATGAAG CCATCGCATCGGCCGCAGCTCGAAAAACGTTTGACGGTCCACAA ttttcagtacTGCATCAATTCGGATGACGAGGGCAATACATCCATAGAGTTGGAGGAGAATGTCAGCCTAAATATCTCCACTCCATCCAACGCAGTGGCAGAGGCGTCAACCTGTGTGTCGCCGAAAGTGAATCTTCTGGAGGCCACGCAGAACAAGGAGAACACGGCAACGCCACCGGGCAGCCATAAGAAGCTGCTGAAGCTATGCGCCCTCTCCGACGTGGTCATCACCTCGTTTTCGCCGCGCGAAACAGGCGTCAAGGTGGAGAAGTCCTTCACCTGTGTGCGCAAGCCGGCCCACGCGGCCTCCACTTCCTCTTCGGTGACCGTTTCCACGCCCAAGAGCGTCTATAGCACTCCGAAGGGCGGTGTGCTCTCAGCACTGAACGAAGACAGTTGCAGTAGAGATCTGATGGACTTCTGCACGCCATCTACTTCTACGAAGGCCAAGCGGGCTTCCTCCATGTACTTGATCGACTTGACCACCCCCTCGAAACTGCGGCCAACACCCAAACAGACGCCCATCAGTGTGGACAGCACGGACGAATCGTCCGATGCATCGCCACTGGTCATTGACATAACCAACTCCGCAACGCCACCGTCACCGGGCCCCTCACAACGCTACAAAACTCCCAAGCGGCCGGCTGGCAACACGGGCGCCACGCCAAAGCGAACACCGCAGTCCCTGATGAAAAGGGCGCTGCTGACCAGTACCAAGAAGCAGATCGCCGCCAACCAGACGGATAAGACCACGCCAGTGGCCACCGCCAAGAGGCAATCGCTGCTGGAGGCTCGTCGACAGTGCTTGTCCACGCCACGTCGCCTGCCATTCCATCCGCACAGGCGGACGCCAATCCAACGGCCAGAAGAACATGCGCGAGGCAAGGTGCCCAAAACCTCGCCACGCAGACGAAAATCTCTGATGGAGTCTCCCCGGGAGAACAAGGTCTCCCAGCTTCGAAAGTCATTTGCGGCATCTAAACGCAGTCCCGGCGTTGACAAGAGCAACAAGCTGGTGGCCAAGGCACGACGAGCGCTCAACTCGCCCAAGAGCGGATCCCCCTTGCCGGGCTCACCCAAACCTTCATCGCCTTGTCCGCGAAAAACATTTAACGTTTCCCAAATCAAGAGCTCCACACCTGAGAAACTAGATGACTCAAAGGACGAGCTAAGCCGCACTTTTACCATCATGGATGACACGCAGGGAAAGGAACGCAGTGCTGCAGGAGCGGTTATTGAAGCGGTGGCTGCTCTCATAACAGGCGAGGTAGAGGATGATGTGTCCTTCCAGCTGGGCTCCGTATTTAAGACGAGTCCTTCTCTTAATAAGTCAAAAGAACCTATATTGGTGGAACACAAAGTTGAGGCTACCAGGCCATCAAATGAGAAGGATATTGATACAAATTCTGCCGAGGAAAAGATGAATTCTAAGACAGATGATGCCATATTCATTGAGAATGAATCTAAACTAGAGAATGACTTGGAAACCGATAAGGATCAGGAAGAAACTAAAAGTCCCTCGAATGCAAGTCTTCAAGACAAGGAACAACACGAAACTTTAAGCATTCCTGTCAACGAAAAAGGTGAGGAGCCGATCGACGATAGCATTTGCGAGGAGGTTCATGCAAATATTCCCAAAGGAAGCGATATTG CTAATCCTGAAAGCATAATTGAGGACAACATTTGCGAAGAGGTGCCATCGGACAGTAAAACTACTGGTGAATCTATTTCAATTG GCGAGACCAAACAAAAGATGAACGAACAAACTCCAAATGTGAATACCCCTGTGCTTCGACGGAGTTTGCGCCGCCTCTCTGTTGACCAGAAGGCAGTGGCTACAACGCCACGCAGGAGCACTCGGCGATCGTCGATGGAGGCCAGCAATAAGCAGGTCTTGAATGAAAACAATAAGCGCTCACGCCGCGCTTCCTGCTCGGCGGTGGAGAGTCAGCCAGATGTGGGTACTCCGCAGCGCAAGCGAAGACTCACGCAGGAAATGTCGACACCAACGCGACAATCGAAGCGTCTGCTAAACACGCCCAAGCGGGAACTTCAAGTGGACGAATCTGTTGGCGACATGGGAGTCATTTTAGAAGAAGCTGGTCAAGAAGATG AGGAGAAATCTGCCATCGCTGACGACGAGAATTATGGCAACGAACTGCCAGCCGATGAAGTGGACAAGGTTGACTACCACGGCCTGAGGGATTTGTTGAAAACACCCAAGAATTGCAGCACACCGCGCTTCAAAGGACTGCGGGAAATGATGCGCACTCCGAAGATTCCCGCCTCACCAATTTTGAGCAACATGGCCAAGCTGTTGGAAACTTCTGTGGGTAACACTCCTCACCACAAGAGCAGGAGCACGACAGTGGCTCGCGTGGAACAGGGAAAAGCACTGGACGGAATTTTAAAGACGCCCAGCGCCAGGAATATAATGGTGCCCAATGAGCCAGCTAGCGCGGTATTAAAGTCTCGCGTGGATTCCTTGGCGGCGACCACTGAATATGATCTGAACATGACAAACACCACGTTGCATCTGGACAAGATATTCGACGATGTCCCCGAAACGAGTGGAGCCCATTTGGAGGACACCGAAACCGAGATAAATGTGACTGCGCTCAGCACAGCGACGAGTGCGGATCCCTTGGGTGCCTCAAAGCTAAATGAATCCGTATCATCCGAGGCTCTGATGAGTGTCTGTCATAAGGATCATAAGGATCACAAGGATCCTCTGACAAGCACCACATACAAGGCAGCTTTGCAGGCCGATCTCAATCTAAGCGGCATTACAGATGCTGGCTCCAGGACGACCTCGCCAAACCCAAACGAGATGAGTGGCATACAGTTGTTGGACCAAACTTCCGACTCTATGTTCTCCGAGGCTCTCGTGGTGTCGGCCGTGGACTCGTGCGACGTCACTGTTGATGAGACGAAGGCTTCGGGGCAAACCATTCAGCCTACGGATAACATTGAGGATCGCTCGGACACGGACTCAAACGTTGGCCTTACCGAGCCCTTGGTGTTTAGTGATGACGAGGAGCCAGAGGATTCCGAAGTCTCTcccaaaaaatcgactgaTTTCGGGGAACCATCTGTAGCTTACAAACTAGAGGAATCCGCTGATTTGCCTGAAAACAAATCTGCTAAAGACACATCaagtataaatgaaatatctCTGATTGAAGTTGAAGATACCACATTAGAGGGCAGTACTAGCGAAGCAAATGTACAAGGTGACAAAGATCAAGACGAGAAATCTCTGGAAATTAAACTCGATATTTCCAAGGATGAGGAGTCACCAgctgaagaaaataatgaaccCCCAGCGGAGGAATTGACTATCATAGAGTCTGAGATATTTCCTCTGGACTCAACTGCAGATAGTTCCGTTAATTCTTCCAATGTTCTCAATTGCAATGAAGAGAAGATTTTACCTAAAGTTGATCCAAAACCAGACAATTTAGAGTCGACGAATCTTGATGATGGCGAAACAAAAGAAGTTTTAGTTGAAAAAGCTACAGAGAAAGGCGTTTCTCATTTGGATAAATCAGTCATCGAAACATCACCTGCCGAAAAGACTACCGAAGCAGAAACCACTCAAGCGCCGATTGAAGCCTCGTCTTCCAAAGGAGAATCAACAGAAATCAAATCTGATGTGGTGCCGACTGCTCAACCAGCCATAGAAGTGCACACTGTTGCAGAATCTGATCAACCAGTCATCGAAGCAACACTTTCCGAAGAACTCTCCGTTGAGAACCAATCTGATGAAGTACATCTTTCAAAGAAAACTAATCCTAAAGAACCCATTGAAGAAGGGACTACTCAATCAGTCATCGAAACATCATCTGCCGAAGAAGTTTCAGAAAAAGGACAACCTGAAGAAGTGCCTACAGATCCAGAATCTAATCAAATTGCCATCGAAACATCACCTCCCAAACACCTTTCCGAAGAAAATATTCCTGACGAGGCTCCCACGCATGGGGAAACTGATCAAGAAGTCACACAAACTTCTCCTGCCGAGGAACTTCCTGATAAAATTGAGGAATCCAATCAACCTGTCATCGAAACATCACCTTCCGAACAACTTACCgaggaaaacaaaaccaatgaGGTGCCCAAAGATAGTGAAACTGAACAGCAAGACATCAAAACAGCATCTGACGAGGAAATTTTAGAAGAAGTCAAGCCTGATGAGGTGTCTACTGATGCAGAATCTAATGAACCTGTTGTTGTAACATCGAGTCCCGAACCACTTTCCACAGAAAACAAACCAGATGCAGATGAGGTGCCCACCGCTGGAGAAACTGATCAGGAAGTCATCAAAGCAGACCCTTCACAGGAACATTCAGAGGAATCCAAGCCCGATGAAGTGCCCACAGATACAAAATGTGATCAATCTGTTATTGTTTCCAAGGAAAATAAACCTGATGGCGAAGCAGATCAAAAGGTCATTGAAACCTCTCCTGCGAAAGATCTTTCAGAGGAAACCAAACTTAATGAATCCATTGATAATAAACCTAATCATGCTGTCTTCGAAACATCACATGCCGAGAAACCTGCAGAAGAAGCCAAGACTAATGATCATCACCAAACTGATTCCAAATCGAATGAATCCGTTATCGAAACATCACTTTCCATACAACAGGAAGTCATTGAATCTCTCGAGGAACTTTCAGAAGAAGTTAAGGCTGATGAGGTGTCCAGTAAAACATCCAGTCCCAATCAACTTTCCGAAGAAAATCAACCAGATGCAGATGAGGTTCCCACTGATGGTAAAACTGATCAAGAAGTCATCGAAACATCACCTTCGAATGAACCTTTGGGGGAAGCCAAACCTGATGAGCCCTCTAATCAAACAGTCAGCGAAACATCACCGGCCGCGAGAAATTCCACAGAAGCTTATCTTCATGATGTGTCCACTGGCGAAGAAGCTGACCAACTAGTCATCGAAACATCACCAGCCGAAGAACTTCCGGAGGAACCCAAACCTGATATTGAAAAGAACAATGACGCACCAACTGAAGATACACCTAAATCAAAGGAGCCACTTTCATCTGGAAGCCCGAACATCAACCAAAATGTTGGTCAAGATAAAATTGAACCATCACTTGCCGAAGAAAGTCCAGATGAAGCCAAACCTGATCTTAAAAAGCACAATGATGCACCATCTGAAGAAACACCAAGTCAAGCAGATAAGCCACTTTCATCTGGAAGCCCAAACATCAACCAAAATGTAGCTCAAGATACAATTGAAATCGTTGATACTGGTGACAGTGCAGCTTTCGATGAAGTCTCTGCTATCGATGGTGATCAATTTGAGGATCAACAGACTACTCAAATCGAATCTGTGATTATTTCCTCTGACTCTGAAGACAAAGAAGAACTTTCGGCCGACTCAAATGCAGCTATGAAAGAAACTTCTGTTGAATTGTCTTTCAACGCAACAATTGAGATCGAAGATTCTGAAGATGAGGATCCGAAGCAGGATGATACACCAACGCGCCAAGTCGCCAATGTTCCTGAGCAAATTGAAGATGAGCTGGGAGTGAAAACTGTTCCGGAAGCCGACTGTATTGCTGAGCAATCTTCTGAAAAAGTAGAacttaaaagtgaaaagtcgTTGCCTACGGATACAAGCGAAGCTTCTTCAAGTGAAGCCACAAATGAAAGCCCGAAGGTCTCTCCTCATAATGAAAGTTCGCATAATGAAGAATTCTCCATGGTgcatgaaaatgaagtttCTTCCATGAAGGAATCTTCAAAGGAAGTGAAAACTGCGGATAAGAAAGACGAAGAAGTATCCAATGAAAACGGTAATGTTCCGAGCTTAATGGTTCAGACTCCGCTGGATAAAACATCACAAGAGACTGATCAGAATAATGAAGTGTCTGTTCTGGAAGAATCAAGTAGATCCAGCAAAACCAAGGAAGATACACCCGTGGATACAGAAAAAACTGAGGAATGCCAACATATAAAGACCTCTGATCAGGAAATTGACGATGAAGTGATTCAGTTGGATGCCTCGAGCATAGAAAATACACTAGATGAAAGTTCCACCACCGATCATCACAAAGAGGATTCAATTTTGGACAAAACAAAGGAAGGTACGACCGTTGATGAAAAGGAAACCTCGCATTGTCGAGATGAGAGTTCATTTATTGAAGATGGCGAAACCAATAAGCCCAAAGAATCATCTGTTTTCGAAGAAACCAAGGAAGATAAGGAGTTAGACAAAGAGGAAACTGAGAAATATAATCATAACGAACCTGACGATGAAGTAATTCAGTTGGATGCCTCAAGCATTGTTGAGGAAACTCCACTGAATGAAAGTTCATCGATTGAAGACTCCATTGGTGATTCTATTCAGGAGGACAGCGCTAAACAAGTTAAGGATATACTTGAAGAGAAAGAGTCATTTAATCAAAACGGCGTTGAAGATGAGGTGATTCATGAAAATTCCCTTATCGAAGATTTCATCACTGATCACCCAAGCAATGTTCCTCTTTCGCCGGAATCATCGTGTCTCGACCAAACTAAGAAAACATTATCAACGGATAAAAATCAAATGGATGGAGAAAAAGTAGAAAATGATCAGGCTGCAGAAGCGACATTAGATAAATCTTCGGACAATCAAGAAGTCAAGGCTCTGGATCAAAATATTTCTCCACAAACCGAAGAGTTACCCGACCAGCAAAAGTCCTTGGATAATAACATCCTGCAAGAGTCCTCCGAGAAAGATATGTCTCCCAATACTTCATCTGTAATCACGGAATTCTCTGGACCCCACAAACTGGAagcagaaaaatataaacagtCGAAAGAAATTTCAATAGACATCACATCTGCACCACCAGTAATACTAAATGCATCAAGCTCCAATGGCTCAGAAACTACAGCTGAATTTGAGGCTTCATCATCACTCGCTGACAAACTTCCTATCCATGAATCTGCGAACAAACCTGAAGTTCATCTTCAAGACGTATCTAGTGCAATATGTGAAGAGCAGGAAGCTCCAACTAAAGTACAGGATGTTGTAAAGGAAGACATTTCGAAAACATCTTCAGGTGCAAACGAATCAGATTTGCATGACGATCCGAAATCCATCTCTAAAAGCATTAATTCATCGCGCGATGAGGCTCAAATAGCTGTCCAAAATGAGTCAATAATTGACTTGGATGCCTCAAATGATGGAAAAGATGATGAAGAAGATGTTGAATTCATATCAGAACAAGAAAAGATGATTGTCCCCAGTACGGAGGAAGTAACAAAGCAAGGCGAGCAACCGGCTAAAGTTGAAGTTTCCGAACAGATTGATATTATTGACTTAGATGATTCCAGTTCTAGCGCCCAGGGAACTGAAACAACAGACGTCGAAGCTCCTTCAGTTACACctcaagaagaaaaagaaccGGTTGTATCTAATATTTCTGATTCAAAGGAACCTCGGACATCAGTTGAGCCGGTTAAAGTGGACGCCGTTCAACCAGCGCCGGCTGAAGAATCTCTTAACGCCcctaaaaatagttatattcAGGAAATTCTTGTCGGTCCAGCCCCTACCGAAGAAAAACCAGAAGTTTTACAGGATCTTTCTGCGTCCACGGATGATGTCAAACCAAGTCAAACCAATTCAGAGGAAAAACCAATTGAGGAGTCTGCTCAAAATACGACAAAAGAAGAAATTgacttacaaaataaaaacgaggAGCAGCCAATTTCCGAAACAGACTCACCACTTCAGTCAACGAAGATGCCTTGCGAGCCATTAATTCATGAAAAGAAGTCACCGGTTGAAGGAGTATCTACGCCACTAAAGCGAGTGACTAGGAAGGGATCGGCTTCCTCTGATAGACCTGCAGAAGCTGGCGTGTCTGAACGGCCAAAGAGGCTGGCAAGGAAGCCATCTGCTGAAGTTTCGGAAATCGAAGACCGTGCTGTGGATAACAAGCAAGCGGATGATGCCCACGTTAAGCCCAAGAGCCGAGCCAGAAAACCATCAGCAGATGTAGATGACGACAAACAAGAAGCCATTACTGAGAGAAGAAGAGGACGAAAACGTACTCCATCAGTAGAAGTTCCTGAAACTACGGCACAGACCCAATTGAAAGCCAATGAAGAAGACCCGAAACCCGAAGAAGCTTTGCAACCCATCCTAGAAGAAGAGCCGGAGCCAACAGTTGAGGAGAAGGACTCAAAGGCGGAGCAGGAAACCAATCAGAGGGAAATCACCGTAGAAAAACCCAAGAGACGTGGAAGGAAGGCCTCTGCCAAAGAAACGGAAGCCACATTGAACACTGAAGAAAGGACGAAACATGTTTTCGAGGCCCTCAACGAAGATAAAAGTGAGGAGCCTGAAGAGCCGACTGTATCAAAGGAGGAAACCAAGTCAGGAGTTGAGGAAAAACAGGATGAGTCAAACCAGAAGGAGCTCACCTTAGACAAGCCTAAAAGACGTGGACGAAAGGCTTCTGCAAAAGAAACCGACACCGAGTTGGAGAAGAAAGAAAAGGTCGAAGATCTCTTGGAGGCTGTCAACGAAGATGGAACTCAAGAACAGAAGCCTGTTGAGGAATCGCATACTTCTAATAAGGCGAATGAGAAGGTTGAATCAGAGGAAACCATCattgaaaaaccaaaaagacgAGGACGCAAGGCATCTGcaaaagaaacagaaacttCTTCAGACCAGAAAGAAAAGCCTGAAGAAGACGAAGCGCCGCACTCCAATCAAGATAATGCGGATCATTCTGAGGAAAAGGCGCCTCAAGATGCATTACTCGAATCCAAGGAAGAGCAAGAAATAACGGCAGAGACTGAAACTAGTGCCCACCCAGCCAAGTCAAGTCGGAGAGCACGAAAAGCATCTCCAGAAGACTTAAGTAACGTACCAGACAAGAAGCACAAACATGAGGACCAGCAACCTATTGAAAAACCAGATGATGAGTCAAAGGACGCAGGTAAAGCGCGCGATGAGCGGCCGAAGCGAAGGGGTCGTAAGCCATCAGCAGAGGTGGTAGAAACTGAAGCTACCGTTCAAGAAGGTCAGTTAGATGACCAAAATATGCCCCAACCGAGAGCGCGCAGATCAGCGGAAAATATTCCTGCCATTGTCCAGGAACCAGCTAAGGATGAACACATTGAAAAACCCAAGCGTCGGGGACGCAAGCCTTCCGTGGACGTTGATCATGTAGCCCAAGAAGTTGCAGGGAAGCCCAGGCGAAGGGGCAGAACACCAGCCGGAGAAGAGAAGCAGGAGCCACCATTGCAGGCTGCGGAGCCTGAGAAAAAGACCAGGCGCAATGCTCGCAAAGCTTCGGCTGAAACTGTAGAGACGGTAGTGGCAAGCGAGGATGCGCATCTTCAGCAAATCGAAGAGGCAGCCGAACCGGTTTCGGAATCTGAAGCCTCGCCAGCTAAGCCTCCGCCAAAGGAAGAGGAGCAAGAGGAGCACAAAACGCGGCGACGCGGTCGCAAGCCCACGGCGGAGACGATTGAGGTGCCGCTGATGAAAACGAGCTCGCCAGAGAAATCCGACGAGATTCCCTCCCACTCACGCAGGCGTGGGCGCAAGGCCACCGAGGATGAAGCGGCCGCAACCGTGGAGATAGCGGAAATCCCTTCGGAGTCTCAAACCGAGGCAAAGCCAACGCGACGCGGCAGGAAGCCAAGTGCTGATGTGGAAGCACCGGAGAAGAAGCCACCAGCACGACGCGTTCGCAAAGCCTCAGCGAATGTGGATGAGGGAACGCCGGTGGCAAAGAAAGCGGCAACTCGACGCGGTCGCAAGGAGGAGACTCCTGCGGACGAGGATAAGAAGCACATCGATTTACAGGAACTGCCAGCGGCCAGTGTTTCGGCCACCGTAATCACCTCGGCCTCGCCGACAAAAACAGGCGACGCAGAAGAACTTACACCAAGGCGCCGAGAGGGACGCAACCTGCCGCGTAAAAACTACGAGGAGGCGCCAGACGATGACAAGCCGCAGTCTGCCCAGCGACGGGCTCGCAAGCCGGCGGCCAGCAAGGCGGTGGCCAGTAAGGCGCCGGAGCCAGAGGCACTTATAGCCACGCCCGTAGCCAAACCACCGCCAGTTGAAATAGAAGCCACGCCCGAGAACACGGTGGTCATGCCGGAGCCCACCACCTCGCAGCGACGCGAGGGACGGAATCTGCCGCGCAAGAACTACACGGAGGCGCCGGACGACGACAAACCCACATCGTCTCGCGGTCGTCGGGTGCGCAATCTGACTGCCAAGGCCCTGGAATTGATTGTGGACTCCTCGCCGCGTCCAGCGACTCCAAAGAGGCCGAAGGCGAAGGCGGTGGAGGATGAGGAGCCAGCGGCAAAGAAGGCGACCCCGGAGATACCACCACCCGAAGATGAGCTGGCGCCCGCGGCCAAGGGGCGCGGCACTCGCCGAAAGGTCGAGCACAGCGAATCGGAGGAGTTGCCGGTTAAGAAGAACGTTCGCGCGGCGGCACGCAAAGGGAAAGTCGAGGCTGAACTGGAGGAACATCATCCGCCCGTCAAGAAGGCGCGGGGCGGAGCACGGGCCAAAACACCTGTGGAGGAGTCTGCGGAGGAGGAGCCGCTCAAGAAGCCCGCCGCTCGCAGTCGAGCACGCGGCGCCAAGGCAGCAGAGCCGGAACAGCCCGCCGAGGATGTCCAGGACCAAGATGccaccacatccacatccgcgGCGACAGGGCGAGGTGGACGAGGCAGGAAAGTGCACTTCGAGGCGGCGCCCGAGGTCGCCACCACTAGTGAGGATGCGCCAAAGCGGGCGACTCGATCGCGCCGGAAGTAA